One region of Scophthalmus maximus strain ysfricsl-2021 chromosome 13, ASM2237912v1, whole genome shotgun sequence genomic DNA includes:
- the amotl2a gene encoding angiomotin-like 2a isoform X1, with product MRTAEESSGTVLHRLIQEQLRYGNLTDHRTLLAIQQQALRGGSGGGGGGTGSPRSSLESLTQEETQYIQMSTRQEPQGQEHHGDGLHSESPVCHLYQLHGEELPTYEEAKAHSQYLISQKGQVEQEGPGMDIMGGRSEGQWDLKREHARSLSERLMQLSLERNAPRANLGVRFSSSHPQLYSNNATNTMAPDRQGNLQCVDQRGPPPDYPFCATLPGYMLSHSQEHVQYYRDPPPPFFSHHSRYVSAQSQAAPGSISAASGNNSAPSDALLRENERLRKELEVYAEKAARLQKLELEIQRISEAYETLMKGSAKRETLEKTMRNKLEAEIKRMHDFNRDLREQLDSATKQRAAREAECVDEKQHVFVKLLEQKEEQQRERERLERQVQHMLVSGEECQRRRELLEHGLASARARNRQLEEELQRKRAYVEKVERLQSALAQLQAACEKREVLELRLRTRLEQELKSLRAQQSRNQAADPAASEPSTFALLQLREREERILALEADITKWEQKYLEESTMRQFAMDAAATAAAERDTTIIRHSPGHSPNNSFNEDLPLSNHRHQEMQNRIRALHAQLLEKDAVIKVLQQRSRWEQGRLRLARSVPSINTVSSSTETKGKSLSDDLTGVAPLRPQPRPAPRVASRDSSTQSDEAPPGPEPTAESGKLKRSEATSAAATNASEEPKASPGTLKGISSPEAEMVEILI from the exons ATGAGAACGGCTGAAGAGTCCTCTGGAACGGTCCTGCACCGTCTCATCCAGGAGCAGCTCCGCTACGGGAACCTGACAGACCACCGCACGCTGCTGGCCATCCAGCAGCAGGCCCTGCGCggaggcagcggcggcggcggcgggggcacCGGCAGCCCCCGCTCCTCTCTGGAGAGCCTCACTCAGGAGGAGACCCAGTACATCCAGATGTCAACACGGCAGGAGCCCCAGGGCCAGGAGCACCACGGGGACGGCCTGCACTCCGAGAGCCCCGTCTGCCACCTGTACCAGCTCCACGGCGAGGAGCTGCCGACGTACGAGGAGGCCAAGGCCCACTCCCAGTACCTGATCTCCCAGAAGGGGCAGGTGGAACAGGAGGGTCCCGGCATGGACATAATGGGGGGCCGCAGCGAGGGCCAGTGGGACCTGAAGAGGGAGCACGCCCGCTCCCTCAGCGAGAGGCTCATGCAGCTTTCTCTGGAGAGAAACGCGCCAAGAGCGAACCTGGGTGTACGCTTTTCAAGCAGCCATCCACAGCTGTACAGCAACAATGCTACAAACACTATGGCACCCGACAGACAAGGGAACCTGCAGTGTGTAGACCAGCGCGGGCCACCCCCGGACTATCCTTTCTGTGCCACACTTCCTGGATACATGCTCAGTCACTCACAGGAGCATGTGCAGTACTACAgggacccccctccccccttcttctcACACCACAG CAGGTATGTGTCTGCTCAGTCCCAGGCGGCCCCCGGCAGCATCTCCGCGGCCTCCGGCAATAACTCGGCTCCGTCGGACGCGCTGCTGCGGGAGAACGAGAGGCTCCGGAAGGAGCTGGAGGTCTACGCAGAGAAGGCCGCCCGGCTGCAGAAG ttggAGTTGGAGATCCAGAGGATATCCGAAGCGTACGAGACCCTGATGAAAGGCTCCGCCAAGAGGGAAACTTTGGAGAAGACGATGAGGAACAAACTGGAGGCCGAGATCAAGAGGATGCACGACTTCAACCGAGACCTGAGGG AACAGCTCGACTCGGCGACCAAGCAGCGAGCAGCCAGGGAGGCGGAGTGCGTGGACGAGAAGCAGCACGTCTTTGTTAAACTACTGGAGCAAA aagaggagcagcagcgggagCGCGAGCGCCTGGAGAGGCAGGTCCAGCACATGCTCGTCTCGGGCGAGGAGTGCCAGCGGAGACGGGAGCTGCTGGAGCACGGCCTGGCCTCGGCGCGGGCCCGCAACCGGCAGCTggaggaagagctgcagaggaagcgGGCCTACGTGGAGAAAGTGGAGCGGCTGCAGAGTGCGCTGGCCCAGCTGCAGGCGGCGTGCGAGAAGAGGGAAGTGCTGGAGCTGCGGCTCCGCACTCggctggagcaggagctgaaGAGCCTCAGGGCACAACAG TCTCGGAACCAGGCAGCTGACCCCGCGGCTTCGGAACCGAGCACCTTcgcgctgctgcagctgagggagagagaggagcgcaTCCTGGCCCTGGAGGCGGACATCACCAAGTGGGAGCAGAAGTACCTGGAGGAGAGCACCATGAGGCAGTTTGCGATGGACGCAGCTGCCACCGCTGCGGCAGAGAG gGATACAACCATCATCAGGCACTCGCCCGGACATTCACCGAACAACAGTTTTAATGAAGACCTGCCTCTGTCGAACCACCGACATCAGGAGATGCAGAACAG GATCCGGGCCCTTCACGCTCAGCTCCTGGAGAAGGACGCCGTGATTAAAGTCCTGCAGCAGCGCTCCCGGTGGGAGCAGGGCAGGCTCCGACTGGCGAGGTCCGTCCCGTCCATCAACACCGTGAGCAGCAGCACGGAGACTAAAG GAAAGAGCCTCTCCGACGACCTGACAGGTGTTGCGCCGCTGCGGCCGCAGCCCCGCCCGGCGCCCCGGGTAGCGAGCAGAGACTCCAGCACCCAGAGTGACGAGGCCCCGCCGGGGCCGGAGCCCACGGCAGAGTCGGGCAAGCTGAAGAGGTCTGAGGCGACGTCGGCAGCCGCCACCA ACGCCTCGGAGGAGCCGAAGGCATCCCCTGGGACACTCAAGGGCATCAGCAGCCCAGAAGCCGAGATGGTTGAAATCCTCATTTGA
- the amotl2a gene encoding angiomotin-like 2a isoform X2, whose amino-acid sequence MRTAEESSGTVLHRLIQEQLRYGNLTDHRTLLAIQQQALRGGSGGGGGGTGSPRSSLESLTQEETQYIQMSTRQEPQGQEHHGDGLHSESPVCHLYQLHGEELPTYEEAKAHSQYLISQKGQVEQEGPGMDIMGGRSEGQWDLKREHARSLSERLMQLSLERNAPRANLGVRFSSSHPQLYSNNATNTMAPDRQGNLQCVDQRGPPPDYPFCATLPGYMLSHSQEHVQYYRDPPPPFFSHHRYVSAQSQAAPGSISAASGNNSAPSDALLRENERLRKELEVYAEKAARLQKLELEIQRISEAYETLMKGSAKRETLEKTMRNKLEAEIKRMHDFNRDLREQLDSATKQRAAREAECVDEKQHVFVKLLEQKEEQQRERERLERQVQHMLVSGEECQRRRELLEHGLASARARNRQLEEELQRKRAYVEKVERLQSALAQLQAACEKREVLELRLRTRLEQELKSLRAQQSRNQAADPAASEPSTFALLQLREREERILALEADITKWEQKYLEESTMRQFAMDAAATAAAERDTTIIRHSPGHSPNNSFNEDLPLSNHRHQEMQNRIRALHAQLLEKDAVIKVLQQRSRWEQGRLRLARSVPSINTVSSSTETKGKSLSDDLTGVAPLRPQPRPAPRVASRDSSTQSDEAPPGPEPTAESGKLKRSEATSAAATNASEEPKASPGTLKGISSPEAEMVEILI is encoded by the exons ATGAGAACGGCTGAAGAGTCCTCTGGAACGGTCCTGCACCGTCTCATCCAGGAGCAGCTCCGCTACGGGAACCTGACAGACCACCGCACGCTGCTGGCCATCCAGCAGCAGGCCCTGCGCggaggcagcggcggcggcggcgggggcacCGGCAGCCCCCGCTCCTCTCTGGAGAGCCTCACTCAGGAGGAGACCCAGTACATCCAGATGTCAACACGGCAGGAGCCCCAGGGCCAGGAGCACCACGGGGACGGCCTGCACTCCGAGAGCCCCGTCTGCCACCTGTACCAGCTCCACGGCGAGGAGCTGCCGACGTACGAGGAGGCCAAGGCCCACTCCCAGTACCTGATCTCCCAGAAGGGGCAGGTGGAACAGGAGGGTCCCGGCATGGACATAATGGGGGGCCGCAGCGAGGGCCAGTGGGACCTGAAGAGGGAGCACGCCCGCTCCCTCAGCGAGAGGCTCATGCAGCTTTCTCTGGAGAGAAACGCGCCAAGAGCGAACCTGGGTGTACGCTTTTCAAGCAGCCATCCACAGCTGTACAGCAACAATGCTACAAACACTATGGCACCCGACAGACAAGGGAACCTGCAGTGTGTAGACCAGCGCGGGCCACCCCCGGACTATCCTTTCTGTGCCACACTTCCTGGATACATGCTCAGTCACTCACAGGAGCATGTGCAGTACTACAgggacccccctccccccttcttctcACACCACAG GTATGTGTCTGCTCAGTCCCAGGCGGCCCCCGGCAGCATCTCCGCGGCCTCCGGCAATAACTCGGCTCCGTCGGACGCGCTGCTGCGGGAGAACGAGAGGCTCCGGAAGGAGCTGGAGGTCTACGCAGAGAAGGCCGCCCGGCTGCAGAAG ttggAGTTGGAGATCCAGAGGATATCCGAAGCGTACGAGACCCTGATGAAAGGCTCCGCCAAGAGGGAAACTTTGGAGAAGACGATGAGGAACAAACTGGAGGCCGAGATCAAGAGGATGCACGACTTCAACCGAGACCTGAGGG AACAGCTCGACTCGGCGACCAAGCAGCGAGCAGCCAGGGAGGCGGAGTGCGTGGACGAGAAGCAGCACGTCTTTGTTAAACTACTGGAGCAAA aagaggagcagcagcgggagCGCGAGCGCCTGGAGAGGCAGGTCCAGCACATGCTCGTCTCGGGCGAGGAGTGCCAGCGGAGACGGGAGCTGCTGGAGCACGGCCTGGCCTCGGCGCGGGCCCGCAACCGGCAGCTggaggaagagctgcagaggaagcgGGCCTACGTGGAGAAAGTGGAGCGGCTGCAGAGTGCGCTGGCCCAGCTGCAGGCGGCGTGCGAGAAGAGGGAAGTGCTGGAGCTGCGGCTCCGCACTCggctggagcaggagctgaaGAGCCTCAGGGCACAACAG TCTCGGAACCAGGCAGCTGACCCCGCGGCTTCGGAACCGAGCACCTTcgcgctgctgcagctgagggagagagaggagcgcaTCCTGGCCCTGGAGGCGGACATCACCAAGTGGGAGCAGAAGTACCTGGAGGAGAGCACCATGAGGCAGTTTGCGATGGACGCAGCTGCCACCGCTGCGGCAGAGAG gGATACAACCATCATCAGGCACTCGCCCGGACATTCACCGAACAACAGTTTTAATGAAGACCTGCCTCTGTCGAACCACCGACATCAGGAGATGCAGAACAG GATCCGGGCCCTTCACGCTCAGCTCCTGGAGAAGGACGCCGTGATTAAAGTCCTGCAGCAGCGCTCCCGGTGGGAGCAGGGCAGGCTCCGACTGGCGAGGTCCGTCCCGTCCATCAACACCGTGAGCAGCAGCACGGAGACTAAAG GAAAGAGCCTCTCCGACGACCTGACAGGTGTTGCGCCGCTGCGGCCGCAGCCCCGCCCGGCGCCCCGGGTAGCGAGCAGAGACTCCAGCACCCAGAGTGACGAGGCCCCGCCGGGGCCGGAGCCCACGGCAGAGTCGGGCAAGCTGAAGAGGTCTGAGGCGACGTCGGCAGCCGCCACCA ACGCCTCGGAGGAGCCGAAGGCATCCCCTGGGACACTCAAGGGCATCAGCAGCCCAGAAGCCGAGATGGTTGAAATCCTCATTTGA